The DNA region ACTCCTGCTCGTGTCCGGGATAAAACCGGCCCGGTTCGGCCAGAATCCGTTCCATCCGCTCCAGGGCGGCAAGGCCGTGGGCAAACACGTCAAGGTGGTGGCTGGCCGGCTGGCTCATCCCGACCCCGGCCAGCAGCTCGGGAAATATCCGGGTCAGAAGACCGCGCGCAGCCAGGGCGGATATTGCCGATCCGGCCCGGTCACTGGCCATGATCAGCCGCAACTCGGCGGTCAGCCGCTCCGGGCTCACCCGGTCAATCAGCGAGACCCGATCCTTGATCGCGGCCTCGGTTTCCGGGGTAACACCAAAGCCCAGGACAGCCATGAACCGATAGGCCCGCACCATCCTCAGGGGATCGTTGTCAAATACCCTGGGGGCCGGGCAACGGACCAGGCCCTGGCCAAGATCGCGCAGCCCGTTGCAGGGATCGATTATTGTACCGGGCCCGGCCAGGGAAACGGCCATCGCATTGATGGTGAAATCCCGCTTGCCAAGGTCAGCCTCGATGGAATCGGTATCTTCACGAAAGGAGGAAAAGTCAATATCCAGCCCCTGCCAGACCACCCGGGCCACATCGGTCTCCGGGTCCAGGTCCACATAGGTGCCGCCGATGGTGGCGGCCAGACGTCTGGCGCAGGCCCTGCCGCCGCTGGCCACGGTAATGTCCAGATCGTTTGCCGGCCGGCCCAGCAACCAGTCGCGCACCGTGCCGCCGGACACATAGAGTTGCCCCTGGCAACGGGCCGCCTCCCGGGCCAGGGCCGCCGGCAGGGGTGGGGGATAACGGTTGAGCCAGTCTTTACTTAAGGTGGTCATCGGATATTAGAACTGGTATACTGACACAGGTTACAGGTTACAGGTTACAGGGTGCAGGGTGCAGGGTTACAGGGGTCAGGGGTCAGGGGTCAGGGGTCAGGGGTCAGGGGTCAGGGGTCAGGGGTCAGGGGTCAGGGGTCAGGGGTCAGGGGTCAGGGGTCAGGGGTCAGGGAATATTATATCCAGCCCAGGATCACTACCCCCCATGTTTTTTCTGCTTGCCCGCCGTAGCCATCAGGCGAAGGAGGGTCCACTGTCCACTGTCCACTGTCCACTGTCTTCTGGTCAAACTCATTGCTCAGCACTCATCCATGGATACCCCTGCGCAAAAAACCATCCGGATCGGCCGGGGTCCGGTGGGACTTGTCGGCCTGGCCGGGGCACTTAACCAGGTGCTGACCCGGGCAATGGACGAAGAGGAGGCAGTGGCCTTTCTCCTGGCCGCGGTCAAGCAGCAGAACTATATCCCCCCTGGTTCGGAGCAACTCTACCAGGAGGCGCTCCGGCGCGAGTATTACCGGCAATGCGGCCGGGAAACCGAGGAGACCTCCATCCTCACCATCCGGGTCCTGGGTCCGGGCTGTGTGAGCTGCAACCGGTTGAAAACCATGGTGGTCGATCTGCTGGCCGAACTGAACCTGGCCGCGGACATGGAAGACATTCATGATCTTGACGAGATCTGGCGCCATGGAGTGACCCTTACCCCGGCCCTGGTAGTAAACAACAAAGTCAAATGCGCCGGCCGGATGCCCACCCCGGCCCAGGTCCGGCAATGGTTGAGCGAAGCAGCCGAGACCCTGGTCCGGCCTCCTGTCCCTTGATTCGACCCGGGCAGGGGACAGGACCGCTCCTCTCCCGCGGCCCTTGCCTTGCAACACGGGAAAAACAAAAGTTGCGAGAACCAGAAAAAAATAAG from Desulfobacterales bacterium includes:
- a CDS encoding HD domain-containing protein gives rise to the protein MTTLSKDWLNRYPPPLPAALAREAARCQGQLYVSGGTVRDWLLGRPANDLDITVASGGRACARRLAATIGGTYVDLDPETDVARVVWQGLDIDFSSFREDTDSIEADLGKRDFTINAMAVSLAGPGTIIDPCNGLRDLGQGLVRCPAPRVFDNDPLRMVRAYRFMAVLGFGVTPETEAAIKDRVSLIDRVSPERLTAELRLIMASDRAGSAISALAARGLLTRIFPELLAGVGMSQPASHHLDVFAHGLAALERMERILAEPGRFYPGHEQEFRRYLDREERRLRLKWAALFHDLGKPEVRRIRPDKDNRITFYNHDRAGAARFEAIARRLRWSRRDRDRVSRLIELHMYPFHLNNARLRTGLTPRAYLRLVKAAGAELPGLFLLAMADSLAGQGPEKPRHMEAGLVALYNETARVVAKRITPVLALPRLLGGKDLIAMGIPPGPLYGRILDGLEAARVEGEVRDRDQAGQWVRAFLQRHGEPDVHG
- a CDS encoding thioredoxin family protein, with product MDTPAQKTIRIGRGPVGLVGLAGALNQVLTRAMDEEEAVAFLLAAVKQQNYIPPGSEQLYQEALRREYYRQCGRETEETSILTIRVLGPGCVSCNRLKTMVVDLLAELNLAADMEDIHDLDEIWRHGVTLTPALVVNNKVKCAGRMPTPAQVRQWLSEAAETLVRPPVP